The window AACGTTACCACGAATCATTCCGATAGCTATCAAAAGTTAGATAAAGTCGTAACAATCTTATGTATAGTAGTTGCTAGTCTCGGTGTTATTCTTGGCCTTCTTTTAATGAGAAACGTGTTAAAGATAAAGAAAAAACAACGAATAGGAGTATCGTTAAGCGGAAAGCGAATCTTTCTACTAATAATACATTCGATGTCTGTTGCTGCTATAGTAACACTCATGATAATGTTCCCAAAAGCTAAAGGATTAACTTGGGAATTTATTAAGGTATGGGCTCCAACTTCAATCTCTGCGCTTTTTTATTTTGTGATAGTGACTGGCATTATATATTACTTGTACGGTTTACTTCTACTTTTTACAAAAAGAAATAAATTTTAGGGTCGCTGTGTATTTACTTACTTGTTGATAATATCGGGGCAATGCTAAAGGTTGCTTTCCCGAAACTAATGTATGTAAGCGGGTTGCATTCCAACTCGCTGCGGCTTTTCATTTTTTATTCTAGTTTACAGGCAAATAGCTAGACATAACTAGCTATCACATCATAGTAATAGTAGTGTAAAGCTAATTTAGCTTTGCACCTCCTGATTTGTTGGTTTGGGTCACTTTTGGATGGGAAGTGGCCCTTTAATATTCGTTGAGTAATTACCATTGTCAGAGTGACAATTATAGGTCCAGATTCAATGGAAACGCCAAATCATTGTGGCTCGACAACAGCTGATCCTGTAAATAATTGTGATCAAAAGCATTGGGGATTTGGGCTCCAACGCTTTTTTTGTAAGATGTAATACACTAAAAAATCTCCATTCCTTTACCAAAAGTGGTGTAAACGAATTGCCTGAAATGTAATATTTGAAAATAGGTACATGAATATATTGAAATTAAACATGAAGCAGTCTATTTTTAATGAATTCATACTATGCGTGATATCTATATTACCTTTAAATAACGCTGTATCACTGTGTACGACAAATATTTCTGTTTTGGCAGAAAAATTCCTTTTTCCAGAGTCAGAAGGATGAACAACTTGAAATGAGGTTAGCTAGCGTGCCAATACAATAAGCCATGGCCAAATTAAACTTACTAGCATGTACATGTTAGATTAAGGAAATATACAATAGTAAAAAAGGCGATGAGGCAGAAAATAGCCCCATCGCTTTCTTTTCATTAATAGCCCATACGTTTATGATGATGTGGCATATGGCAAGGATTAGGTGGCATTCCACAAAGTGTATGATTTTCACAGCATTCATTCACTACGGATTCTGTGCAAGGGAAGAAGTATTGATGATCGAAGATATGTTTGTTGACAGTTGTGATATGTGCTGGTTGAACGTGTGGTACGACAGTATGGATATAATTAGTACGAACATATTGCTCAGCTGGTAAAAACTGTGGTGGGTCAAATTGCGTAGGCATTGTTTGTGGCGGGCAGCATTGTGGTCCTCTTGCATGGTGACGTTTGCGATTAAACATGT of the Lysinibacillus fusiformis genome contains:
- a CDS encoding CotD family spore coat protein; translated protein: MFNRKRHHARGPQCCPPQTMPTQFDPPQFLPAEQYVRTNYIHTVVPHVQPAHITTVNKHIFDHQYFFPCTESVVNECCENHTLCGMPPNPCHMPHHHKRMGY